A genome region from Lactobacillus sp. ESL0791 includes the following:
- a CDS encoding glycosyltransferase family 2 protein has product MSLKKLSIVVPCYNEQEVLPKSEPVLKEVVEQLITDKQIADSSQVVFVDDGSRDNTWQLITQFCTSEHISGVKLSRNFGHQGALLAGLTTTSDSDMVVTIDSDLQDDPQVIKQMVAKYYEGADVVYGVRNNRKSDSHFKRASAELFYKLMNWLGVKMIPDAADFRLLSKRAVATLLSYQERNLFLRGLVPLVGFPSAKVYYRREERAAGKSKYPLRKMLGLALDGITSFSIVPIKLIMGLGFIIVLIALFLLIYTIIQKITGNTVSGWSSLMISIWGLGGIQLICISVIGEYVGKIFNEVKKRPRFTIEQDLYHKKQH; this is encoded by the coding sequence GTGTCACTAAAAAAGTTAAGTATTGTTGTCCCCTGTTACAACGAACAGGAAGTCTTACCCAAGTCTGAACCAGTTTTAAAAGAGGTTGTTGAGCAATTAATTACCGACAAACAAATTGCCGATAGCAGTCAAGTCGTCTTTGTTGATGACGGCAGCCGCGATAATACCTGGCAACTAATCACGCAGTTCTGTACCAGCGAACATATTTCTGGTGTTAAACTCAGCCGTAATTTTGGCCACCAAGGAGCGCTGCTCGCCGGATTAACAACCACCAGCGACTCGGACATGGTCGTCACAATCGATTCTGACCTGCAGGATGATCCGCAAGTAATTAAACAAATGGTTGCAAAATATTACGAAGGCGCTGACGTTGTTTACGGTGTGCGCAATAACCGTAAAAGCGATAGCCATTTTAAGCGGGCATCAGCAGAATTATTTTATAAACTAATGAATTGGTTGGGCGTAAAAATGATTCCGGATGCAGCAGACTTCCGATTATTAAGTAAGCGCGCTGTAGCCACCCTCTTGTCGTATCAAGAACGCAATCTCTTCCTGCGCGGCCTGGTTCCGCTAGTTGGTTTTCCATCAGCCAAGGTCTACTACCGGCGTGAGGAACGGGCTGCCGGTAAATCAAAATATCCGCTGCGTAAAATGTTGGGGTTGGCCTTAGACGGCATCACCTCGTTTTCAATTGTTCCGATCAAGTTAATCATGGGGCTGGGCTTCATCATCGTTTTAATCGCTTTGTTCTTATTAATCTATACCATTATTCAAAAAATAACGGGCAACACGGTGTCGGGCTGGTCATCACTCATGATTTCAATCTGGGGCCTAGGCGGTATTCAATTAATCTGTATCAGCGTGATTGGCGAATACGTCGGCAAAATATTTAATGAAGTTAAAAAACGACCGCGCTTTACAATTGAACAAGATCTATATCACAAAAAGCAGCATTAA
- a CDS encoding GtrA family protein translates to MKIINLIKKYWQIFSYLLSGGLTTLINLLVFNYLYTWQHLIGYQLATFIAWLLSVIFAYVTNKLYVFDSHQKTSKDVWKEAGSFFFWRILSLLMDFAILKVGIGIMHKNAFWVKLIDNVIVVIANYLFSKIFIFKSKSSNK, encoded by the coding sequence ATGAAAATCATAAATCTAATCAAAAAATATTGGCAAATATTTTCTTACCTATTATCTGGCGGATTAACCACCCTAATTAACCTGCTGGTTTTTAATTACCTATACACATGGCAGCATCTAATTGGTTACCAGCTGGCAACTTTCATTGCCTGGCTCCTATCCGTTATTTTTGCCTACGTCACAAACAAATTATACGTATTTGACTCCCATCAGAAAACAAGTAAGGATGTCTGGAAAGAAGCCGGTTCGTTTTTCTTTTGGCGCATCCTAAGTCTCCTGATGGATTTTGCCATTTTAAAGGTGGGCATCGGCATCATGCATAAAAATGCGTTCTGGGTAAAACTGATTGACAATGTCATCGTTGTCATCGCCAACTACCTTTTCAGCAAAATCTTTATTTTTAAAAGCAAATCTTCAAATAAATAA
- a CDS encoding coenzyme F420-0:L-glutamate ligase, translated as MLELAGLRNVPKIAAPCNLGKVLVKTAQKENFSIQDGDILCVASKICSKAQGNIVDLKKIKPSKLAEKIHQQMPRKDARLIQVILEQTQDATGKRLDLADNYLGAWLPNGLFLTSGGVDKGENKTAITLPKDCDAAAKEIGTAFFTATGKRVAVIITDSDGRIDKKGATQIAVGLYGIKGLRVSNDGKKKNIETLCDMLAAAAGLIMGQRGTSIPVVRIRGLDYSFTENSGLADVVN; from the coding sequence ATGCTTGAACTAGCTGGTTTACGAAATGTTCCCAAGATTGCTGCACCTTGTAATTTGGGAAAAGTATTGGTGAAAACAGCACAAAAAGAAAATTTTTCTATTCAGGATGGCGATATTCTGTGTGTTGCTTCCAAAATTTGTTCAAAGGCACAAGGTAATATAGTTGATTTAAAAAAGATTAAGCCAAGTAAATTAGCAGAAAAAATTCATCAGCAAATGCCAAGAAAGGATGCCAGGCTGATCCAGGTGATTTTAGAACAGACCCAAGATGCGACGGGCAAACGCTTAGATCTTGCGGATAATTATCTTGGCGCTTGGCTGCCGAACGGCTTGTTTTTAACTAGCGGCGGTGTGGATAAGGGTGAAAATAAAACAGCGATTACTTTGCCTAAGGATTGCGACGCTGCTGCCAAGGAAATCGGCACAGCATTTTTTACAGCGACAGGTAAAAGAGTTGCGGTCATCATCACAGATAGCGATGGGCGGATTGATAAAAAAGGTGCGACGCAAATTGCGGTTGGTCTCTATGGAATAAAGGGCTTGCGTGTTTCTAATGACGGAAAAAAGAAAAATATTGAAACTTTGTGTGACATGCTGGCGGCTGCGGCTGGTTTAATCATGGGACAGCGTGGAACGAGTATTCCGGTTGTGCGCATTCGCGGCCTTGATTATTCTTTTACGGAAAATTCAGGGCTTGCTGATGTAGTAAATTAA
- a CDS encoding LTA synthase family protein — MNKNKKSSTVIQIICLLAAAFFMLLQMYSFRGAAGKAHFAFLRFLPQMAHNATLILVPMVFGAVFSKKKVHPSESFRYWAIAFVTLIVYYLLFFLKSPWHFNMWRVFGALFPIITSTSVLLSGLIFSLLVQPSLLELQHKLTTKQNLLVLSTLSLLGFALSAGTLPFIYSIYGFYLILFFAWGMFLANVKVSGKLVRYSILAGLISFVVVVIGVSGFDAVYWSQVIAGSGGNWNNQFLNNPSSPFMLLLVIAVFLVFKKVIVSFNQVQLRYLIPVIIFMDAPISASFMNSFRFTGSSLVNKMLMMILLLIVAIAWGLLCHQYLFKLQPFAQIVTYLEHHDNLVEDLQVAANKVWKWLVAHRINLYTWAWFYILSFASFLIESDNFRIQIGTDKNINAIVYLLGTHFFAIILTAIFLDALFSILYFVTTRYWTSTTIVSILAIGWAVANKIKLTLRAEPIYPSELSEIVNWRTLLPMVGKKLVIIILVALVVVVAIDVFLELKVKIPKKGSWKKRGIWALLSLLLFMTPLRFNHDSGIIYRINRGFDNKQIFRNPERDIQVNGPILNFLNYIDLQVMDKPTNYSKAAINRLDKKYQGVAAQINKTRSNDVAKQTVIFNLSESFVDPSTFPEIRIDKTAPNPVKFIQSMKPRSTYGTMLSAGYGGGTADMEWETLTGFNMGMFKSSLTPYVQVVPNYDFYPTIGMNFNYKSAIHPFIGTYYSRVEDYHRFKFNKFVYVGSKYQIIDQKKLGKNEYNSDFTTYANGLRQINARQGGQFINLISIQNHMPYNDWYPKNEYLGKISGKLFNSAAVRAQMETYVKGTQYTDQAVKKFIGQIDKIQKPITLVFYGDHYPSILSQSYTTEYPVQMHSTRYFIYSNKYAREHGAKEKLGTKENEFVNSSDFIAMMLEQTNSKVTPYQALLTEIHQKLPAITINFDGGKGFELVNKRGEIVDPKSLSKKQQAILKDYELIQYDMTAGKAYGLKAKGFYK, encoded by the coding sequence ATGAATAAAAATAAGAAATCATCAACAGTCATTCAAATTATTTGTTTGCTCGCTGCGGCTTTCTTTATGCTGCTGCAAATGTATAGTTTTCGGGGAGCAGCAGGTAAGGCACATTTTGCGTTTTTGCGCTTTTTGCCGCAGATGGCCCATAATGCGACCTTAATTCTGGTACCCATGGTCTTTGGTGCGGTTTTCAGCAAGAAAAAAGTCCATCCAAGTGAAAGCTTTAGGTATTGGGCAATTGCCTTTGTCACGTTAATTGTCTATTACCTGCTCTTTTTCTTGAAATCTCCGTGGCACTTTAATATGTGGCGTGTTTTTGGGGCATTGTTTCCGATTATCACCAGCACTTCGGTTCTCTTGTCAGGCTTGATTTTTAGTCTGTTGGTGCAGCCGTCTTTGCTTGAACTGCAGCATAAGCTGACAACCAAGCAGAATTTATTGGTACTTAGCACTCTCAGCCTGCTGGGTTTTGCTCTCAGTGCTGGCACGCTTCCCTTTATTTACTCAATTTATGGCTTCTATTTGATTTTGTTCTTTGCTTGGGGCATGTTTTTAGCAAATGTTAAGGTTAGCGGCAAGCTGGTCAGATATTCAATTTTGGCCGGATTAATTTCCTTTGTTGTGGTTGTAATTGGGGTATCGGGTTTTGATGCCGTCTATTGGTCGCAAGTTATTGCCGGTAGTGGCGGTAACTGGAATAATCAATTCTTGAATAACCCGTCTTCACCATTTATGTTGCTGCTGGTTATTGCGGTTTTTCTTGTTTTCAAGAAAGTTATCGTCAGCTTTAATCAGGTTCAGCTGCGTTACCTTATTCCAGTAATTATCTTTATGGATGCGCCGATTTCAGCGTCATTCATGAACTCATTCCGCTTCACAGGTTCATCGCTTGTCAACAAAATGCTGATGATGATCCTGCTGCTGATTGTTGCAATTGCCTGGGGGCTGTTGTGCCACCAGTACTTGTTTAAACTGCAGCCGTTTGCGCAGATTGTGACTTATTTAGAGCACCATGACAATCTGGTTGAGGATTTACAGGTCGCTGCCAACAAAGTCTGGAAATGGCTGGTAGCTCATCGAATTAATCTTTACACATGGGCCTGGTTTTACATTCTGAGTTTTGCCTCGTTCTTAATTGAATCGGACAATTTTAGAATTCAGATCGGCACGGATAAGAATATTAACGCGATTGTATACCTGCTGGGCACGCACTTCTTTGCCATTATTTTAACAGCAATTTTCCTTGATGCCTTGTTCTCAATTCTGTACTTCGTGACGACACGCTACTGGACCTCTACTACCATTGTCAGCATTTTGGCTATTGGCTGGGCCGTTGCCAATAAAATTAAGCTGACGCTGCGAGCAGAACCAATCTATCCTTCAGAACTCAGTGAAATTGTCAATTGGCGCACGCTCTTGCCGATGGTGGGCAAGAAACTAGTCATCATCATTTTAGTGGCGCTAGTGGTTGTGGTTGCTATTGATGTTTTCCTTGAGTTGAAAGTTAAAATTCCAAAGAAAGGTTCGTGGAAAAAACGCGGTATTTGGGCACTTTTGAGCCTGCTGCTGTTTATGACGCCGTTGCGCTTTAACCATGACAGCGGAATTATTTACCGGATCAACCGGGGCTTTGACAATAAGCAGATCTTCAGAAACCCGGAACGTGACATTCAGGTTAACGGACCAATTTTAAACTTCTTGAATTATATAGACCTACAGGTCATGGATAAGCCGACCAATTATTCGAAGGCAGCAATTAATCGCTTGGATAAAAAATATCAGGGGGTTGCTGCCCAGATTAATAAGACGAGAAGCAATGACGTTGCTAAACAGACCGTGATTTTTAACTTGAGTGAGAGTTTTGTTGATCCTAGCACCTTCCCGGAGATTCGGATTGATAAAACTGCGCCAAATCCGGTTAAGTTTATCCAGTCGATGAAGCCACGTTCAACTTACGGAACGATGCTCAGTGCCGGTTATGGCGGCGGCACGGCCGACATGGAGTGGGAAACTCTGACAGGCTTTAACATGGGGATGTTTAAGTCCAGCCTGACACCTTATGTTCAAGTTGTTCCGAATTATGATTTTTACCCAACTATTGGAATGAACTTTAATTACAAGTCAGCAATTCACCCGTTTATTGGGACTTATTACTCGCGGGTGGAAGACTATCACCGCTTTAAGTTTAATAAGTTTGTCTATGTTGGTTCAAAATATCAAATAATTGACCAAAAGAAGTTAGGAAAGAATGAGTATAATTCCGACTTTACAACTTATGCTAACGGTTTGCGGCAAATCAATGCGCGTCAAGGCGGGCAGTTTATCAACCTGATCTCGATTCAGAACCATATGCCATATAATGATTGGTATCCGAAGAATGAATATCTGGGCAAGATCTCTGGTAAATTGTTTAATTCAGCAGCGGTTCGGGCACAGATGGAAACCTATGTGAAGGGAACTCAGTACACGGATCAGGCGGTCAAGAAATTTATTGGACAAATTGATAAAATTCAGAAACCAATCACGCTTGTCTTTTACGGCGACCATTATCCAAGTATTTTGTCACAGAGCTATACCACGGAATATCCGGTACAAATGCACTCAACGCGTTACTTTATTTATTCGAACAAGTACGCACGGGAACATGGTGCCAAGGAAAAACTAGGAACAAAAGAGAATGAGTTCGTTAATTCCAGTGATTTCATTGCCATGATGCTTGAGCAGACTAATTCGAAAGTTACGCCATACCAAGCTTTGCTGACGGAAATTCACCAAAAGCTTCCAGCTATCACAATTAACTTTGACGGCGGCAAGGGCTTTGAACTGGTTAATAAACGGGGCGAGATTGTCGATCCGAAGAGTTTGTCCAAGAAGCAACAAGCGATTCTGAAAGATTATGAGTTAATCCAGTATGATATGACTGCCGGGAAAGCTTATGGATTAAAGGCTAAGGGCTTTTACAAGTAA
- the tyrS gene encoding tyrosine--tRNA ligase — MANFDILEDLKWRGAINQQTDEEGLRKYLTDHDNLALYCGTDPTGDSLHIGHLIPFMILKRFQLAGYHPVIVIGGGTGTIGDPSGRKSERQLLSAEKLHENEIALTKQMEKLFGTENFEIVNNAEWLDKLTLIEFLREFGKHFQVNNMLNKDVVASRLENGISFTEFSYQILQAIDFYELNKDYGVEMQIGGSDQWGNITAGIDLIHKLQGPERQVFGLTIPLMLKADGTKFGKSAGGAVWLDPEKTSPYEFYQFWINQDDRDVVKYLKYFTFLSHEEIDALAEQVKKEPWKRAAQKKLAEEVTKFVHGEAGLAEAQMITDALFSGDIKNLSVKQIAEGLKSAPSAESGSESKNIVDFLVDTKIEPSKRQAREDVQNGAIYINGDRQQSVDFAVDPSAAFSGQYVIVRKGKRNYTLVTIK; from the coding sequence ATGGCTAATTTTGATATTTTAGAAGATTTAAAATGGCGGGGTGCGATTAACCAGCAGACGGATGAAGAAGGCCTGCGCAAGTATTTGACGGATCATGATAATCTGGCTTTATACTGCGGTACCGACCCAACGGGTGATTCGCTGCATATTGGGCACTTGATTCCGTTTATGATTTTGAAGAGATTTCAGCTAGCTGGTTACCATCCTGTAATTGTTATCGGCGGCGGCACGGGGACAATTGGCGATCCCTCGGGTCGAAAATCCGAAAGACAGCTGCTCAGTGCGGAAAAGCTGCACGAAAATGAGATTGCCTTAACCAAACAGATGGAAAAATTGTTTGGTACAGAAAACTTTGAAATCGTCAACAATGCTGAGTGGCTTGACAAATTAACCTTAATTGAATTTTTGCGTGAGTTTGGCAAGCATTTTCAAGTCAACAATATGTTAAATAAGGATGTTGTTGCCAGTCGGCTTGAGAATGGTATTTCCTTTACCGAATTTTCTTACCAAATTTTACAGGCAATTGATTTTTATGAGCTGAATAAGGATTATGGTGTAGAAATGCAGATTGGCGGCAGCGATCAGTGGGGCAACATCACTGCCGGCATTGACCTGATTCACAAACTTCAGGGGCCCGAGCGGCAAGTCTTCGGCTTGACGATTCCGTTAATGCTTAAGGCCGATGGTACCAAGTTTGGCAAGTCTGCCGGCGGTGCGGTCTGGCTTGATCCCGAAAAGACGAGTCCGTATGAATTCTACCAGTTCTGGATTAACCAGGATGACCGTGACGTTGTGAAGTACCTGAAGTACTTTACTTTCCTCAGTCATGAGGAAATTGATGCGTTGGCTGAACAGGTGAAGAAAGAACCGTGGAAACGGGCTGCACAGAAGAAATTGGCGGAAGAAGTTACTAAGTTTGTCCATGGTGAAGCCGGCTTAGCAGAAGCGCAAATGATCACTGATGCATTATTCTCTGGCGATATTAAAAACTTGTCGGTCAAGCAAATTGCCGAAGGTTTGAAGAGTGCTCCGAGTGCGGAATCCGGGTCGGAAAGTAAAAACATTGTTGACTTTCTGGTTGATACCAAGATTGAGCCATCAAAGCGGCAGGCCCGTGAAGACGTGCAAAATGGGGCAATTTATATTAATGGTGACAGGCAGCAGTCAGTCGACTTTGCGGTTGATCCTAGTGCAGCTTTTTCCGGGCAATATGTCATTGTCCGCAAGGGTAAACGTAATTATACATTAGTGACAATTAAGTAA